The genomic DNA GCCACGGTGCGTTCCTGCTCCAGCTGAAACATGTTTCGCAGCAGCGACAGAGTAGAAGGCATCAGGGTGGCCCCGGCAATGCCGAGTAGCGCGCGGGTGGCAATCAGCATTTCCGCACTGGTGGCAAAGGCCGCCATGGCTGACGCAACGCCAAAAGCGGTGGCGCCGGTCAGCAGCAGCCGACGACGACCAATGCGATCACCCAGTGTGCCCATGGTTACCAGAAAGCCGGCGATCATGAAGCCATAGATATCCAGGATCCACAGCAGCTCGGCGCTGGTGGGTTTCAGGTCGGCGCTGAGATGGGGGGCCGCCAGATGCAGCACGGTCATATCCAGTGCCAGTAATACGGTGGGTAGCATCAGCACCGTCAGTCCCAGCCACTCGCGACGGGTGGCGGCTTGGGGGGTGGGCATGGTGTCTTCCTCGCAACAGGGAATATTACGTAGTCGTTCCCGGCGCATGTTCTTCGACACGGCAGCGGGAATTAACGAACCCTAATATCTCAACTTCACTTGAGGTCAAGCTGGCCGCGCAAAAAATGCAGCCGACCAGTATCGTTGCTGACAATTGGCAAAGCCAGTGTCGATCGCATGACAGTGTGACGCTTGCCCGGGAAATAGCGCCGAGGTCGGACAGATTGCGTAGGGTGTACTGAGCCCTGCGCCCTGGATTGCGCTGGCGTTTGCGAAGGACCAAAGAAAAGGGCGCCGTGCGGCGCCCTCAAAGAAACTGCTCTCCCATTACTTTTTCTTCTTGTTTTGCCAATTCAGAGTCCCCGGTTTTTAAGCCGGTTGGCATGCTGGCGGAATACCGCCGCAGGATTGGTTTCGAAAGGGCTGACCAGGCCTGCGATCTGGTTAACTTCATCCAGATGGTTCATTCGATAGTCATCGCGGATCACCAGCCCCAGATGACTGGAGCAGCTGGACACCAAGCCATCGTTCTTTTCGCCCAGGTAGAGCAGGGCGAGCAGGCCCATGCCGGCATCGCTGATATCCAGCGCATTGGTCAGTGGCTTGGCGCCGGACCAGGAGTAGTAGCGCACGCCGTTATCTGCCACTTCTGGCGCGTGGCCACAGGCGTCTTCCGGCAACCCTTCCGGGTGATGGCTGTTGAATTCGGTGCTGCCCTGAGTGGACAGGGAATAAAGGGCTGCCAGCGAATCCTGCTCGTAGCCGCCACCGGAAATCAGGTCCAGGAATCCGGTTGCCGCATTGACGATGCTGCCGAGGACATCCCCGGCCAGTGGCAGGGCTTCCTGTACCCCGAGTAATACATCGGCCATACGGGCGCCGGTGTGGGGGCCGGCCACGGCGGTGGCTGATGCCACATAGTCCGGATACACCGACGCTACATAGCGAACGGTCGGTCCGCCATGGCTGTGGCCGATCAGGTTCACTTTTTCCGCACCGGTGGCTGCAATAATGGCTTCCACCTGACGGGCCAGCTGCTCGCCGCGCACCTCCGTGCTGTTGGCGGCGGCCACTTGGGTGACATATACCTCGGCACCGCTACGGCGCAGTTCCTCGGGAATCCGGTACCAGTAGTTGTAGCCGGCAATGTCGTCAAAGCCGAACAGGCCGTGGCTCAACACGATGGGATAACGGGTTTCGGTGTAGGTGTCCTTGAACAGCCAGTCAAACCAGCCCGCATGGGCGGGAAGGCTGATAGCTGACAACAGCATACAAAGAGTTAGACTGAGCGCGCGTAGGGGCGCTCTGCGGGATAGAGTCATTGGCATCACCTTGTTGTTTATTGTTATCGGCGCTACTGCCGGGTCTTCGCCGAGCGCTCCCTGGTCAGGAGTGGGTTCACCTTAAAGGAACCGCGGCGATTAATTAACAGTAATGTTAATATTTATTTGTTATAAGCGGGCAAAAGCACGCTGTTAACTGTGCACGGCATTACGAAAAAAGTACTGTTTCTAATACATTATGGGCTTGTGGGGCTGATGTCTGGTCAGTGCGACAAGTTGTAGTAAGGTAACACCGGTGTTAAGGGTGATAAGTATGCAGCCTGGTTCAGGGCAAAAGAAACGGCGGGGAAGGCCTGCCGGAAAAACCGGGGACACCCGTGAACGCATTATTGATGCGGCCCGGGAGGTATACGGGGAGTATGGCACCTATGGCACTACAGTGGCGCTGATTCTCAAGCAGGCACAGGTGTCGCGGCCCACCTTCTATAAATATTTTTCCTCCGCCGTGGATGTGATCGACGAGATTGTTCGCCACTGCAACGAGGACGTGGAGCGGCTTTTCGTAAAAGTCTTCGAACAGCCACAAAAAGAATTCTATGACTATCTGCCCATGGCACTGAGCGGTTATCTGAACTGGGGCCGCTCGCAGGGATTGCTCATGGAGGCACGATTTCGTGAATTGCATGATCGCTCATCACCGGTTTCGCGGTATCGCGATGAACATAACCAGCGCATCGTTGCCATTCTGCATGCCAGCATGGTCAAACACGGTCGGACACCCCCGGATGATCTGGCGCTGACGTCTCTGGTACAGGGCATCGAGCATCTCGGTTATCAGTTTTGCATGCAGGCCGAACACACTGAGATGCCCCGTTATATTGAGGTCATGGGGCGTTTGTGTATCGCCATGCTGGGTAACCGACACGATTGGCAAGAGATGATGGCGTCACCCTTCTTCAGTCGTCTGCTGGGCCTGGAGGAAAGTTAGGGAGCCTCTGAATAACCCAAAGAACAACAAAAAGGGGATAACCATGGAAAAACGCTATCTTGTGGGTTTAGTGCTGCTTGTATTAATGGCGGCATTACTGATCTGGGGCTTGCCGGGAGCATCTGAGCAGGACAGCTCGGCAGATACGGCAACGGACACCGCCGGCACCAGGGTGTCTGAGCCTGCACGTCCAGGACTGGCTGACACCGCTGGCTACGATCATTATCGCCAGCGGGCCAGCGAATTGGGTCCGATGCCGACCTCCTTGAGCGGCACTAGTGTGGACGGAGGCCTGCAGGTCTCTGCCACTGGTGATCTGCTGATCAATCCGGCTATTCGCCAGGTGTTTGATTATTTTCTGACGGCGCTGGGTGAAGAATCCCTGGAGGATATTCAGGCCCGTCTGGCGGGGTATCTGTCAGACCAATTGCCTCCGCAGGCTGCGCGACAGGCCTGGGCGCTTTACGAGCAATACATGGCCCTGCGCAACGCCATGGAGCAATTGCCGGAACACGATGGCAGCGTCACGGCCATGCGTGCGGCCATTAGCCAGCGCCATGATATGCAGCAGGCCTATCTGGGGCCGGAAGTGGCTGATGCCTTCTACGGGCTGGACATGACCTACGACCGTTACATGATCGAACGGCAGGCATTACTTGAGGATGACGACCTGTCGCCTGCCGAGCGCGAGCAACAGCTGGCCAACCTTGAGCAGAGTTTGCCCCAGGGCATGCAGCAGATGCTTCATGACACCCGCGCGCCAGTAAAACTGGAACAGCGTACCCAGGCACTGCGAGAGCAGGGTGCCAGTGAGGCGGAGATCAGGGCATTACGGGAACAGACTTTCGGGGCCCAGGCCGCGGAGCGCTTCGAGGCGTTGGAGCAGCAACGGCAAGAATGGGATCAGCGCTACGGGGCGTATCGTCAGCAACGCGAGCAGCTGATCAACAGTGGCCTGTCACACACGGATCAACAGGTGGCTCTGGCCCGGCTGCAGCAACAGCTGTTTGAAGAGAACGAGTTGGCCCGGGTGCAGGCCCTGGACCGGATGCATGCCCAGACACCCTGACCGGTTACCCGCAGGGACTTGCTTGCAAGCGAACCTCTGAAAAACGTCATTTCTCATGTGGGAAGCGATGCAAGTATCGCTTCCCACAGAGCGTCAGGACGGTTGGGAATTTTTATAGGCCCCTAGAAGTGGTAACGCAAACCTGCGCCGACCATGTCTACGCCCGCATCGTTATCGAAATGCACGAACTCACCATAAAAGTACAGCTTGTCGAGCAGGTCCACGGTGGCACCGACCCCGCCGAAGGCATCCGTGGATGAGTCGTCATCGTCTCCGGCGGCATTGCGGATATCGAAGTCCGTATCCGCTACCCCGGCCTTGCCGTACAGGCCCACCGGACCCAGTTCGAAACTCAGCAGCCCCGCCAGGGTGACAGCGCCACCTTCGATTTTGGTGCCGTTGTCCGCTTCCTGTTCACCGAAATCATAGTAGCCCACTTCCGCGCCGATCAGTTCGATGGGACGCCAGCCAAGAAACAGGGCGCCGGTGGTGTCGTCGTCGTCAAAATCCACGTTGTCGATCTTTTCATCCACGGAGGCGTTGTAAAGACCGCCACCGATATATATCCCGCCGGCACTGGCGAGCGGCACCAGTGACAACAAGGTCAGGCCGGTGAGTGCTTGTCCAAAGCGTTTCATAAACATCACTCCCTAATGAATCAGAATGCCAGTATCACCCAGATTTTGTGTGGTGGATAGCGGCCCTTGTTGCCGGCTTCACGCTTGAGCGGGGTACACTACGTTGATGAAAATACCTGACTCTGCGGCCCTGTCATCGATACAGGGACTGATCTTCGATCTGGATGGCACCCTGGTGGATTCGCGTCTGGACTTTACCGCCATCCGCCGCGAACTGGCCTGCCCGGATGGGGTGGGTGTGCTGGAATATATTGCGTCACTGCCTGAACAGGCGCGCCAGGCTGCGGAGCAGATTGTTCTGGAACATGAACGTCGCGGCGCCGAGCGGGCGGAATGGATGCCTGGTGCCCGCGACTGCCTTCAGTATTGCGAACGCCGTAACCTGCCCACCGCCATTCTTACCCGTAATGCCCGGGAAGTGGCGGACCTGACCCTGTCCCGTCTGGGCATCCGGGTGGACATGTTGCTGGCGCGAGAGGATTGCCCGCCAAAGCCGGCGCCGGATGGTCTGCTGCATATCGCCAACGCCTGGGGCCTGCCTCCTGGCAACGTGGTCTACGTGGGAGACTTCATCTATGACCTGCAGGCCGCCCGTCGGGCTGAAATGATCAGCTGTTTCTACGATCCTCAAAAAACCGGCAAGTATCAGGCAGAAACGGACTGGCACCTTACCGGTTTCGACCAGCTTACTGAGGTGCTTGCGACGACTTGAGGTAACGTCGCGCTGCCTGATTCACCTTCGGTGCCAGCAGCAGGGCAGAGGTCATGGTCGGGATCGCCATCAGCGCGTACATGGAGTCGATCAGGCTAACCACCAGTTTCAGCGATGCCACCGCGCCCAGTACCACCAGTACCAGATACCACCAGATGTAATGGTGCTGGTATTTTGCGCCGATCAGAAAGCCCAGGCATTTGCTGCCGTAGTACCAGAAAGTAAAGACAGTACTCAGGCTCAGCAGAGAGACCAGCACCGCCAGAATGATCCCGCCACCGTGGGGAAAGAGGTCGCTGAAGGCGTTGGCGGTGAGGGTAACACCGTTGCTTTCACCGCTTTGCCAGACGCCGCTGATCAGAATCACCAGGGCGGTGCAGGTGCACACGATCAGCGTATCGATTACCGGCCCCAGCATGGCCACCATACCCAGATTTTGTGTGGTGGATAGCGGCCCTTGTTGCCGGCTTCACGCTTGAGGCAAGGGTACACTACGTTGATGAAAATACTGACCTACGACCGTTACATGATCGAACGGCAGGCATTACTTGAGGATGACGACCTGTCGCCTGCCGAGCGCGAGCAACAGCTGGCCAACCTTGAGCAGAGTTTGCCCCAGGGCATGCAGCAGATGCTTCATGACACCCGCGCGCCAGTAAAACTGGAACAGCGTACCCAGGCACTGCGAGAGCAGGGTGCCAGTGAGGCGGAGATCAGGGCATTACGGGAACAGACTTTCGGGGCCCAGGCCGCGGAGCGCTTCGAGGCGTTGGAGCAGCAACGGCAAGAATGGGATCAGCGCTACGGGGCGTATCGTCAGCAACGCGAGCAGCTGATCAACAGTGGCCTGTCACACACGGATCAACAGGTGGCTCTGGCCCGGCTGCAGCAACAGCTGTTTGAAGAGAACGAGTTGGCCCGGGTGCAGGCCCTGGACCGGATGCATGCCCAGACACCCTGACCGGTTACCCGCAGGGACTTGCTTGCAAGCGAACCTCTGAAAAACGTCATTTCTCATGTGGGAAGCGATGCAAGTATCGCTTCCCACAGAGCGTCAGGACGGTTGGGAATTTTTATAGGCCCCTAGAAGTGGTAACGCAAACCTGCGCCGACCATGTCTACGCCCGCATCGTTATCGAAATGCACGAACTCACCATAAAAGTACAGCTTGTCGAGCAGGTCCACGGTGGCACCGACCCCGCCGAAGGCATCCGTGGATGAGTCGTCATCGTCTCCGGCGGCATTGCGGATATCGAAGTCCGTATCCGCTACCCCGGCCTTGCCGTACAGGCCCACCGGACCCAGTTCGAAACTCAGCAGCCCCGCCAGGGTGACAGCGCCACCTTCGATTTTGGTGCCGTTGTCCGCTTCCTGTTCACCGAAATCATAGTAGCCCACTTCCGCGCCGATCAGTTCGATGGGACGCCAGCCAAGAAACAGGGCGCCGGTGGTGTAGAATGCCAGTATCACCCAGATTTTGTGTGGTGGATAGCGGCCCTTGTTGCCGGCTTCACGCTTGAGCGGGGTACACTACGTTGATGAAAATACCTGACTCTGCGGCCCTGTCATCGATACAGGGACTGATCTTCGATCTGGATGGCACCCTGGTGGATTCGCGTCTGGACTTTACCGCCATCCGCCGCGAACTGGCCTGCCCGGATGGGGTGGGTGTGCTGGAATATATTGCGTCACTGCCTGAACAGGCGCGCCAGGCTGCGGAGCAGATTGTTCTGGAACATGAACGTCGCGGCGCCGAGCGGGCGGAATGGATGCCTGGTGCCCGCGACTGCCTTCAGTATTGCGAACGCCGTAACCTGCCCACCGCCATTCTTACCCGTAATGCCCGGGAAGTGGCGGACCTGACCCTGTCCCGTCTGGGCATCCGGGTGGACATGTTGCTGGCGCGAGAGGATTGCCCGCCAAAGCCGGCGCCGGATGGTCTGCTGCATATCGCCAACGCCTGGGGCCTGCCTCCTGGCAACGTGGTCTACGTGGGAGACTTCATCTATGACCTGCAGGCCGCCCGTCGGGCTGAAATGATCAGCTGTTTCTACGATCCTCAAAAAACCGGCAAGTATCAGGCAGAAACGACCGGTTTCGACCAGCTTACTGAGGTGCTTGCGACGACTTGAGGTAACGTCGCGCTGCCTGATTCACCTTCGGTGCCAGCAGCAGGGCAGAGGTCATGGTCGGGATCGCCATCAGCGCGTACATGGAGTCGATCAGGCTAACCACCAGTTTCAGCGATGCCACCGCGCCCAGTACCACCAGTACCAGATACCACCAGATGTAATGGTGCTGGTATTTTGCGCCGATCAGAAAGCCCAGGCATTTGCTGCCGTAGTACCAGAAAGTAAAGACAGTACTCAGGCTCAGCAGAGAGACCAGCACCGCCAGAATGATCCCGCCACCGTGGGGAAAGAGGTCGCTGAAGGCGTTGGCGGTGAGGGTAACACCGTTGCTTTCACCGCTTTGCCAGACGCCGCTGATCAGAATCACCAGGGCGGTGCAGGTGCACACGATCAGCGTATCGATTACCGGCCCCAGCATGGCCACCATACCTTCACGGATAGGCTCCTTGGTCTGGGCGGCGCCATGGGCCATGGCTTCGGTACCGATGCCGGCTTCGTTGGAAAACGCGGCCCGGCGGATGCCGGTAATAATCACGGTGCCTACCACGCCGCCGGCCACGGCATTGCCGCTGAAAGCGTCCTCGAAAATCATTACAAAAGCGGCGGGGATTTCGCCTGCATGGCTGATCAGCACCACAGCGGTAAGCAGCAGATAGCCCGCCACCATGGTCGGTACCAGCATGCCGGTAACCCGGCCCAGCCGGGGCAGTTTGCCCAGCGCCACCACCATCACCACCAGCGCGAGCCCCAGGCCAACCATCAGGTCAAACGTGAAGTGGGCATCATCGCTGGCCAGGCCGGCGGGAATCGCCAGGGTGTCGCGCAGCACCTGTACCAGTTGGTTGATCTGGAAGATCGGCATAGTGCCCAGCAGCCCTGCCACGGCAAAGAAATAGGCCAGCGGCAGCCACTTTTTCCCCAGCCCTTCGCGCACCACATACATGGGGCCACCTTGCCACTGGCCCTCGCTGTCCTGGCCGCGGAACATTACCGCCAGGGTGCAGGTATAGAACTTGGTGGCGATACCGACAAGGGCGCTGATCCACATCCAGAAAATCGCGCCGGGTCCGCCCATGGCGATGGCAATGGCCACCCCGGACACATTGCCCATGCCCAGAGTGCCGGACAGGGCGGTGCTCAGTGCCTGGAAATGGGAAAGTTGCCCGGGATCATCGTGGTCCGGTTTACGCCACAGCAGGCGCACGCTTTGCGGCAGGTAGCGGTAGGGTAGCAGGCGGGAATAAAGCAGGAAGAACAGACCGCCGCCCACCAGCAGGACTACCAGCGGTGGCCCCCAGAGAAAACCGACAACCTGACCCATGGCCGTTTCGAGTTGTTTAATCGTATCCATGGGGCCTAACCCTAGCATGCCGGTACTGTGAGGTCAGGGAGAGGTTGTTCCAGTGTGGACACTGGTTATTACCGCAGGCAGTACGTAAGCTCGGGCTGAACCGGCAACAGAATAACAACCATGCGATTCCTGCTGATTGCCATGGCCGTTGTGGCCGCTGTAATGGCATACCATCTGCCTGCTGACCCCAAAATCGGAGCCGGGTTGGCCCTGTTTGTGCTGATCGGCCTGCTGTGGCTCAGTGAAGCCATTCCGCTCACGTTTACCGCGCTGCTGGTGCCGGTGCTTGGCGTGGGTCTGGGATTGGCGGACCTGGATCGCGCGCTGGCCGGCTTTGCCCATCCCGTCGTGGCACTGTTTCTGGGAGGCTTTGCCCTGGCGGCGGCGCTGGGTGAGCACGGTATTGATCGTTGGCTGGCGCAACGATTGCTCACCCTTGCCGGGGGCAGGGCGTTGCCAGCGGCGTTATTGCTGGCGGTGACCACAGCACTGCTGTCCATGTGGATCAGCAATACGGCTACCACTGCCATGCTGTTACCCATCGCCCTGGGTTTGTCTGCCCCCCTGGCCGACAGTCATCCCCGTTACCGGATATTTCTGCTGCTGGCCCTGGCCTGGTCCGCCAATATCGGCGGCATGGCCACCCTGGTGGGCAGTCCCCCCAATGCCATTGCGGCAGCGGCGCTGGGTTGGTCATTCAACGACTGGCTGGCTGTGGGTATCCCGGCGTTTCTGTTGCTGTTTCCGCTGGCCCTGCTGGTGCTGTTTTACACCACCCGCCCGGAAGCCAATCTGCCAAGAGTGGATGTGAAAACCATCCTGCCTTTCCCGACCACCCCCGGCGCGATAATGACGCTGGCAATTTTTCTGCTGACGGTGGGGTTGTGGGTTTTCGGTGCACCGCTGGGGGACAGGTTGGGCATTGAAACATCCTTTGATAGCTGGGTGGCCTGCATGGCCATTGTCCTGCTGGGGATTAGCCGTTGCGTGAGCTGGCAGCATATTGAAGCGCATGCGAACTGGGGCGTATTGCTGTTGTTTGGAGGCGGGATCACGCTGTCCATGCTGCTGCAGAGTTCCGGTACCAGTGCCTGGCTGGCAGACGGTATCAGTCAGGTGCTACCTGGTGGTCAGCCCTGGCTGGTGTATCTGGTTATCGCATCCTTCGTGATCTTTCTCACCGAGCTGGCCAGCAATACCGCCAGTGCCGCCCTGCTGGTGCCGCTGCTGATGCCGGTGGCCTCTTCGGTGGGCGCCGACCCGGTCACTGTTGCCCTGCTGGTAGCGTTTGCCGCCAGTTGCGCCTTCATGCTACCCGTGGCCACACCGCCCAATGCCATGGTCTACGGCAGCGGACATGTCCCACAGAGGACCATGATTCGTGCCGGTATCGTACTGAATCTGATCGCCGCCGGGGCGCTTGGCGGGTTGTTGCCTTTGCTGCAATAACGTGACTTTCCGGTTCGCCAGCCCGGGTTTCTTGCAAAGCATCCTCGTATTCGAACCGTTGGAGAATAACCCCGGCATCCTGGGTCGCATCAATCTTTCTTTTTCACCGCAAGCTGACCACACTGGAAGAAAACAATGGGGGTTGTGATGGGGTTATCGATGATTCGACGGTTTGCGGTGCTGGTGGTTGTGCTGTCTCTGGCGCCCTGGCTTCAGGCGGATCCGGTCTGGGAAGTCAGCAAGGATGGCAAACGTATCCGGCTGGGGGCCACCGTGCATTTCCTGCGTCCGACGGATCTGCCGCCACCGGCCGCCATGCAGCAGGCCTTTGAGCAGGCGGGGCAGGTGTATCTGGAATCCAATTTGTCCGAGTCGGCCACGCCGGCGTTTTCCCGGCGACTGACGCAGATGATGATGCAGCCGTCCGGGCGCACCCTGAAAGATGATCTGTCGGCTCCGGTCTGGCGGCAATTGCAGGATTACTCCGCCCAGGCCAATTTTCCGCTGGTCACCTATCAGGGCTTCAAGCCGGCCATGGTCTCCATGGCCATGACCGTCCATGAGTTGGGCCGCCAGGGCTTTGGCCGGGGGGTGGACGAATTTTATTTCACCCGGGCCAACCAGCAGGGCAAGACACTGGGTTTTCTGGAATCCAGCGATACCCTGCTGTCCTTCATGGCGCAGCTTAATGAAGAGGACAGCGACGCCCTGATCGAGTCCTCCCTGGAAGGCATCGAGCACATGGATGGCATGATGGAAGAGGCAATCAGCGCCTGGCGAAAAGGCGATATGGATGCCCTCTACACCTTGCTGGGTGCCGATGAAATGGAGACCGAATACCCAGGTATCTACCGGAACCTGATTATCGAGCGTAATCGCCAGTGGTATCCAAAAATCCAGCAGGCCATGACCAAAGGCACACCGAACCTGGTGCTGGTCGGGGCCCTGCATCTGGGTGGTCCGGACAGCCTGCGGGTGATGTTCAAGGATGCGGGCTACCAGGTGGAGCCTTTCAACGCCGGTTCCGAGTAGGGGATTCAGCAAGCTCGTCCAGAGCCCGGGCGAACCAGGCCCGGGTCTGTCGCCTGTGGGTCTCTCCGTACAGAGCGATAAATTTCCGGGTCATGTAGTCATCGGGATTTTCCAGCGCCGCCAGGCGCTGGTGTATGAAGGTTTCTGTCAGAACCAGTCCGCAAGCCTCAGTAATGCAATGCCGCCATTCGCCATAGCTGGCAGGAATCGGGAATGCCATGGGCGTGATTTCCGTTGCTGTGATTGTGTCCATCTATTGTTATGTTATAACATAACTTAACAGGAGGCCATCATGTCGGACGTGCTCAGTGACAAGGCCCTGCTGGCCATGCCCGAGGCGGATTACATGAATGCCGCCCAGCAGCCTGTTAAACCCGGCTGGAAGCCAACGAAAGACATTATGCCCATTCACGAACTGGATGATTTCATGACTACCCAGCAAGCTGCTCCCGCGCGCCAGCTACCCGTTACCGTGTTGTCGGGTTTTCTTGGCGCGGGGAAAACCACCGTCCTCAATCATATTCTCAACAACCGTGCCGGCCTGCGGGTGGCAGTGATCGTCAACGACATGAGCGAGATCAATATCGATGCGGCGCTGGTCAGCAATGAGGTGTCACTGAACCGCGCCGAAGAAAAGCTGGTGGAAATGAGCAACGGCTGCATCTGCTGCACGCTCCGCGAAGACCTGTTGCTGGAAGTGACCCGGCTGTCCCGTGAAAGGCGCTTTGATTATCTGGTGATCGAGTCCACCGGCATTTCCGAGCCACTACCGGTGGCGGAAACGTTCACCTTCGAAGACGAAAACGGCGACAGCCTGTCCACGGTAGCGCGGCTGGATACCATGGTCACCGTGGTGGATGCGGTGAATTTCCTGCGCGACTACCGCAGTGCCCGCACCCTGCAGGAAGAGGGCGAAAGCCTGGGTGAGGAGGATCAGCGCAACGTGGTGGACCTGCTGGTGGAGCAGGTGGAATTCTGCGATGTGTTGCTGATCAGTAAAACCGACCTGGTCAGCGATGCCGAGCTGGACACGCTCACCGCCACCTTGCGGCTGCTCAATCCGGAAGCACGCATTATCCCCATCAAGCACGGCATGGTTCCCCTGGACGCAGTGCTGGATACCGGCCTGTTCGACTTTGAAAAAGCCCAGCAGGCGCCGGGCTGGCTCAAGGAAATGCGTGGCGAACACTTGCCGGAAAGCGAGGAATACGGCATCAGCAGTTTCAGCTATGAAGCCCGCCGCCCCTTCCATCCGCAGCGGTTCTGGGACTTTCTGCAACAGCCCTGGCCCTACGGCACGCTGCTGCGCTCCAAGGGGTTCTTCTGGTTGGCCAGTCGCCCGCAATTTGCCGGTAACTGGAGCCAGGCCGGGGAGATTGCCCACCATGGTCCCGCCGGCCTATTCTGGAAAACCGTACCGGACCAGCACTGGCCCACGGACCCGGAATACCGCGCCATGATCATGGAAAAGTGGCAGGAACCCTTCGGCGACATGCGCCAGGAACTGGTCTTCATCGGCCACAACCTGCAACCGGAAGCCACCCGCAATGCGCTGGATGCCTGTCTGCTCACGGAAGAGGAGATGCTCGCCGGCAAGGAATTATGGCAGCAACTTGACGACCCGTTCCCACAATGGGAGATGGCCGGATGATGGGTGCAAAGACATTGCCCAAGGCCTATGCCGCACCGGGCCTGGTGATGCGCGATGACGCCGGGGTGCTCGCCGATGTGATGTTGGACCCGGTGCAGGTGGCGGTGTGGGATCGCCATAGCCCGCTGGATCAGCAGGTCGTGCAACTGGCCTGCAGGGAGAAACTGGCGGTAAAAAGCTGGCTGGATGTGGCCGATCTGCCAGCCTCCATGATGCGTTCCCTGCCAGGGGATGATTTCGCGCCACTGCGTGAGGACCTGGCGTTGCTGGCGGACATGATGGCTTGTCTGTTCGGTGCCACTGGTGTGGGGCTGCGGGTGACGGCCCTGGAAAAGCCCATGTGCCCGCGCTTCCATGTGGATCGTATTCCCGTGCGCCTGCTGTGTACCTATGGCGGCCCGGGTAGCCAGTGGCTGCCGGCCCCGTCGGTGCCTGCCGGTCTGCTGGTGCCGGGTGTTGAGCAGAAGGGCCGCTATGCGGCTGATAGCGTGCAACAACTGGAGGCCGGCCAGGTAGCCCTGTTCAAAGGCGACACCTGGCGGGATAATCCGGGCACGGGCGTGGTCCACCGGTCCCCGCCCGTGTCTCCCGGTCAGCAACGCCTGCTGGTCACACTGGATATATAGGACTGTCATGAACCGCACTGACCAGATTCTCGCCAGCGCCGAACAGCATTGCCGCGAGCAGGGCGTGCGCATGACTCCTCAGCGTCGTCAGGTGATGGCGTTGCTGCTGGCCCAGTCCGGTCCACAAAGTGCCTACCAGCTACTGGATCAGTTCAAGGCCCAGTACCAGAGCAACGCCCAGCCGCCCACCATCTACCGGGCGCTGGAGTTTCTGGTGCAACAGGGGCTCGCCCACCGGCTCAGCTCCACCAACCAGTATCTGGCCTGCGATCACATCACCTGCCATCACGGTCATCAGGGCACGGTGTTCCTGCTCTGTGACGATTGCGGTGCCGTGCAGGAAACCCCCATGGCCGGGGCGGCCATCAGTGAGTTGCAGCACAGCCTCAACAGCC from Alcanivorax sp. includes the following:
- the zigA gene encoding zinc metallochaperone GTPase ZigA, which codes for MTTQQAAPARQLPVTVLSGFLGAGKTTVLNHILNNRAGLRVAVIVNDMSEINIDAALVSNEVSLNRAEEKLVEMSNGCICCTLREDLLLEVTRLSRERRFDYLVIESTGISEPLPVAETFTFEDENGDSLSTVARLDTMVTVVDAVNFLRDYRSARTLQEEGESLGEEDQRNVVDLLVEQVEFCDVLLISKTDLVSDAELDTLTATLRLLNPEARIIPIKHGMVPLDAVLDTGLFDFEKAQQAPGWLKEMRGEHLPESEEYGISSFSYEARRPFHPQRFWDFLQQPWPYGTLLRSKGFFWLASRPQFAGNWSQAGEIAHHGPAGLFWKTVPDQHWPTDPEYRAMIMEKWQEPFGDMRQELVFIGHNLQPEATRNALDACLLTEEEMLAGKELWQQLDDPFPQWEMAG
- a CDS encoding DUF1826 domain-containing protein, producing the protein MMGAKTLPKAYAAPGLVMRDDAGVLADVMLDPVQVAVWDRHSPLDQQVVQLACREKLAVKSWLDVADLPASMMRSLPGDDFAPLREDLALLADMMACLFGATGVGLRVTALEKPMCPRFHVDRIPVRLLCTYGGPGSQWLPAPSVPAGLLVPGVEQKGRYAADSVQQLEAGQVALFKGDTWRDNPGTGVVHRSPPVSPGQQRLLVTLDI
- a CDS encoding alanine/glycine:cation symporter family protein — translated: MDTIKQLETAMGQVVGFLWGPPLVVLLVGGGLFFLLYSRLLPYRYLPQSVRLLWRKPDHDDPGQLSHFQALSTALSGTLGMGNVSGVAIAIAMGGPGAIFWMWISALVGIATKFYTCTLAVMFRGQDSEGQWQGGPMYVVREGLGKKWLPLAYFFAVAGLLGTMPIFQINQLVQVLRDTLAIPAGLASDDAHFTFDLMVGLGLALVVMVVALGKLPRLGRVTGMLVPTMVAGYLLLTAVVLISHAGEIPAAFVMIFEDAFSGNAVAGGVVGTVIITGIRRAAFSNEAGIGTEAMAHGAAQTKEPIREGMVAMLGPVIDTLIVCTCTALVILISGVWQSGESNGVTLTANAFSDLFPHGGGIILAVLVSLLSLSTVFTFWYYGSKCLGFLIGAKYQHHYIWWYLVLVVLGAVASLKLVVSLIDSMYALMAIPTMTSALLLAPKVNQAARRYLKSSQAPQ
- a CDS encoding TraB/GumN family protein, which codes for MIRRFAVLVVVLSLAPWLQADPVWEVSKDGKRIRLGATVHFLRPTDLPPPAAMQQAFEQAGQVYLESNLSESATPAFSRRLTQMMMQPSGRTLKDDLSAPVWRQLQDYSAQANFPLVTYQGFKPAMVSMAMTVHELGRQGFGRGVDEFYFTRANQQGKTLGFLESSDTLLSFMAQLNEEDSDALIESSLEGIEHMDGMMEEAISAWRKGDMDALYTLLGADEMETEYPGIYRNLIIERNRQWYPKIQQAMTKGTPNLVLVGALHLGGPDSLRVMFKDAGYQVEPFNAGSE
- a CDS encoding transcriptional repressor, giving the protein MNRTDQILASAEQHCREQGVRMTPQRRQVMALLLAQSGPQSAYQLLDQFKAQYQSNAQPPTIYRALEFLVQQGLAHRLSSTNQYLACDHITCHHGHQGTVFLLCDDCGAVQETPMAGAAISELQHSLNSLGFVTQQNPLLEVHGRCANCNVG
- a CDS encoding SLC13 family permease, giving the protein MRFLLIAMAVVAAVMAYHLPADPKIGAGLALFVLIGLLWLSEAIPLTFTALLVPVLGVGLGLADLDRALAGFAHPVVALFLGGFALAAALGEHGIDRWLAQRLLTLAGGRALPAALLLAVTTALLSMWISNTATTAMLLPIALGLSAPLADSHPRYRIFLLLALAWSANIGGMATLVGSPPNAIAAAALGWSFNDWLAVGIPAFLLLFPLALLVLFYTTRPEANLPRVDVKTILPFPTTPGAIMTLAIFLLTVGLWVFGAPLGDRLGIETSFDSWVACMAIVLLGISRCVSWQHIEAHANWGVLLLFGGGITLSMLLQSSGTSAWLADGISQVLPGGQPWLVYLVIASFVIFLTELASNTASAALLVPLLMPVASSVGADPVTVALLVAFAASCAFMLPVATPPNAMVYGSGHVPQRTMIRAGIVLNLIAAGALGGLLPLLQ